In one Oryza glaberrima chromosome 2, OglaRS2, whole genome shotgun sequence genomic region, the following are encoded:
- the LOC127764668 gene encoding GSH-induced LITAF domain protein — MAAKAAFPAPAGDEPAIGIPYHPAAAGAQGGYYYAPDPYAVGMPPPNAIYSGAPKGVPLQQTMFRDTPAPFHCQACGAAAVSSLRSKPSLASVVACMMPFMMGVCFLCPSMDCLWHKYHYCPSCGEKVAEFKKSDPCLVVDPTRWSEPSFAVPA, encoded by the exons atggcggCCAAGGCGGCGTTCCccgcgccggccggcgacgagccggCGATCGGCATCCCGTaccacccggcggcggcgggggcccaGGGCGGTTACTACTACGCGCCGGACCCCTACGCGGTGGGGATGCCCCCGCCGAACGCGATCTACTCCGGCGCGCCCAAGGGGGTGCCCCTGCAGCAGACCATGTTCCGCGACACCCCCGCGCCATTCCACTGCCAGGcctgcggcgccgcggccgtctCCTCCCTCCG GTCGAAGCCAAGTCTAGCATCAGTTGTGGCTTGCATGATGCCCTTCATGATGGGCGTCTGCTTCCTTTGTCCTTCCATGGATTGCCTCTGGCACAAATACCACTACTGCCCTAGCTGTGGGGAAAAG GTGGCTGAGTTCAAGAAGTCGGATCCGTGCCTCGTTGTGGATCCAACTCGCTGGTCTGAACCGAGCTTCGCTGTGCCTGCGTAA